The following proteins come from a genomic window of Palaemon carinicauda isolate YSFRI2023 unplaced genomic scaffold, ASM3689809v2 scaffold88, whole genome shotgun sequence:
- the LOC137637603 gene encoding zinc finger protein 665-like: MHLQCKEIQGWRVSVVPEKVLDNAKATRKKQLMLLMLICRNSRTKAKVEGVIWNSLWERMMNSEPPFEFSMKSEIEDLFSPAVDPENNDISGSVSLFNDGALFLDPKTEVKVEPEMFDSSESNLKNSYEYDASVSENGSLSSRKRCTCSECGKTFSNEFNLTVHLRIHTGEKPYKCNVCSKAFNAKSPLTKHLRIHTGERPYKCDVCSKTFSLQYSLAAHSTIHTGEKPYKCNVCSKTFISEYRVTKHLRVHTGEKPYKCNVCSKTFTQKHNLILHSSLHKGEKPYKCNICSKPFNTKSPLTKHLRIHTGEKPYKIHTEGKPYKCDVCNKTFNTKSHLTYHLSIHTGEMPYKCDVCSKTFNTKQSLTIHTRIHTGEKPYKCNVCSKTFNIKQSLTIHTRIHTGEKPYKCNVCSKTFYIKSNLTVHLRIHTGEKPYKCNVCSKAFTWKKSLTEHLRIHTREKPYNCDVCSKTFTTRAHLTVHLRIHTGEKPYKCDVCSKTFTLKHHLTGHVRIHTGEKPYNCDVCSKTFTRKANLTEHLRIHRGERPYSVMNVAKHII, encoded by the exons GGATGGAGGGTATCTGTTGTTCCTGAGAAGGTACTGGACAATGcaaaggcaaccagaaagaaacAACTTATGTTATTGATGTTAATTTGCCGTAACAGTAGAACCAAAGCAAAGGTAGAGGGAGTGATATGGAACAGTTTATG ggagaggatgatgaattctgaaccaccttttgaattttctatgaaaagtgaaattgaagatttattttcacctgcagtcgatccagaaaataatgatatttCTGGCAGTGTTtctctctttaatgatggcgctcttttcttggatccaaaaacggaagtcaaagtagagccagaaatgtTTGATTCCAGCGAAAGCAacttgaaaaattcctacgagtacgatgcatcagtgagtgaaaacggttcattaagtt ctagaaagcgatgcacatgcagtgaatgtgggaaaacgtTTTCTAATGAATTTAATCTTACtgtgcatttaagaattcacacgggagagaagccatacaaatgcaatgtctgtagcaaagcatttaatGCAAAATCACCTCTCactaaacatttaagaattcacacgggagagaggccatacaagtgtgatgtctgtagcaaaacattttcttTGCAATACAGTCTCGCTGCACATTCaacaattcacacgggagagaagccatacaaatgtaatgtctgtagcaaaacatttatttcgGAATACAGAGTCACTAAACATTTAcgagttcacacgggagagaagccatacaaatgtaatgtctgtagcaaaacatttacccagaaacaCAATCTCATTTTACATTCAAGTCTTCACaagggagagaagccatacaagtgcaataTCTGTAGCAAACCATTTAATACAAAATCACCTCTCactaaacatttaagaattcacacgggagagaagccatacaa aattcacacggaagggaagccatacaaatgcgatgtctgtaacaaaacatttaatacaaaatcacatCTCACTTACCATTTAAGTATTCACACGGGAGAgatgccatacaagtgcgatgtctgtagcaaaacatttaatacaaaacaaagtctcacTATTCAtacaagaattcacacgggagagaagccatacaagtgcaacgtctgtagcaaaacatttaatataaaacaaagtctCACTATACATActagaattcacacgggagagaagccatacaagtgcaacgtctgtagcaaaacattttatataaaatcaaatctcactgtacatttaagaattcacacgggagagaagccatacaaatgtaatgtctgtagcaaagcatttacttgGAAAAAAtctctcactgaacatttaagaattcataCGAGAGAGAAGCCCTAcaattgcgatgtctgtagcaaaacatttactacaagaGCACATCTCACtgtgcatttaagaattcacacaggagagaagccatacaagtgtgatgtctgtagcaaaacatttactttgaAACATCATCTCACTGGACatgtaagaattcacacgggagagaagccatacaattgtgatgtctgtagcaaaacattcacTAGAAAAGCAaatctcactgaacatttaagaattcacaggggagagaggccatacagtgtcatgaatgtggcaaaacaTATAATTTGA